One window of Acropora palmata chromosome 1, jaAcrPala1.3, whole genome shotgun sequence genomic DNA carries:
- the LOC141881904 gene encoding uncharacterized protein LOC141881904, which translates to MVASWVVVLWHKIVLSRPVWFLFEVFAKKPWKWSLFGSLSLTSFIPLSVLIVFPLMSTVFTLISLVILQCGLLTVAIASLVSSGIMITPLAILSTFFIYSGYKFSLLAAHVVIWFLNAITRLSTRIRHNVKGVVFPVFRCLCSWRHFKKKHRKAVALETRLRAEQRIKQRNTRHFPDDAVECPITDLEENQKQQRGVMACLEILKQSFREESLSEDCPDQEGDRQSVFYISGMKSTGWLDWLRKSESSISAVSENSVGTYRHSHENSGSSSGSGSSSYATASEWLAEDCIGNIIPDYRDTDSKMYDALLKRDFCRSEIKT; encoded by the coding sequence atggTTGCATCTTGGGTCGTTGTACTGTGGCACAAGATTGTTCTATCTCGACctgtttggtttctttttgaAGTATTTGCAAAGAAGCCGTGGAAATGGAGTCTATTTGGCTCGTTGTCACTAACGAGTTTCATTCCGCTTTCTGTGTTGATAGTATTTCCTTTGATGTCAACTGTGTTCACTTTGATTTCGCTTGTTATTCTTCAATGCGGACTCTTGACTGTGGCTATTGCTTCGTTAGTTTCTTCAGGAATCATGATTACTCCATTGGCAATTTTGTCGACATTTTTCATCTATTCAGGGTacaaattttcactgttaGCGGCTCACGTAGTCATTTGGTTTCTGAATGCGATTACAAGACTATCGACACGCATTCGCCACAATGTTAAGGGTGTTGTTTTCCCGGTATTTAGATGTTTGTGTTCCTGGCGACACTTCAAGAAAAAGCACCGAAAAGCAGTTGCATTAGAAACCCGTTTAAGGGCGGAGCAACGAATAAAGCAGCGAAACACTAGGCATTTTCCAGATGATGCAGTTGAATGTCCGATTACAGATCTGGAAGAAAACCAGAAACAGCAACGAGGAGTTATGGCTTGTCTTGAAATCTTAAAACAAAGTTTTCGTGAAGAATCCCTCTCGGAAGATTGCCCAGACCAAGAAGGCGATCGTCAATCAGTCTTCTACATTTCTGGAATGAAGTCAACAGGATGGTTAGATTGGTTACGTAAATCTGAAAGTAGCATTAGCGCTGTTAGTGAAAATTCTGTAGGAACATATCGTCATAGCCATGAAAATTCAGGCTCATCTTCGGGGTCAGGCTCGAGCTCATATGCCACAGCAAGTGAATGGCTTGCAGAAGATTGCATTGGAAATATAATCCCTGATTACAGAGATACAGACTCTAAAATGTATGACGCTCTTTTGAAACGGGACTTTTGTCGAAGTGAGATAAAAACATAA